One genomic window of Geodermatophilus sp. DSM 44513 includes the following:
- a CDS encoding hydantoinase B/oxoprolinase family protein, whose amino-acid sequence MTDHPRAEAPSGGTPDGQYRDKGDSAGADPVLVEIVAGTLAAIEKEVETSIGRTSRSPMIRDAHDFRAGIHDRRLRKLTGRSYSALVHPVVRDHPIPTMHPGDVYFHNDVYLSEGGIGHLPDLCVTVPVFADVDGTPTVVAFVQAFGHHDDIGGSVPGSMPSRATSVFEEGLMVPPIKLWDRGVRNEAALTIMTRNSRMPDSLAADLDAECSACLAGARRLGELFDRYGVAAVEECFDAILAASTEVFRRELLSRIPDGTYVWEDYAEHDGVDPPRLHRQRITLTMRSDHEVPLVIDFTGTGPQAKGPINHCGDHADGNFLKKWLAPILRNLAETPERMAQLDVNEGVVPLIEMRFPEKGTLLTPVFPAPTNARTFVILRLLGVLAGVLAKATGGRMPADQETIRYTGVYGLDDDGEPYLMREVLGGGSGGRWYADGEDTIHVVPDSRNLPTEFTESRFPLRVERLGLAVDSGGPGRYRGGCGYDKHIRVLRDAHFMSIADRSILSCWGVNGGRAGRPFRVTVDPGGPGEHDVDALADAEPLPAGTVVRIRTTGGGGWGDPLDRPVAEVLRDVAWRKVSVAGAREDYGVVVRDDGTADEPATEALRARVRAARTGDEAFFDRGPGYARLSGGATANEFDVLGHPAGPPPVRQARDVATPREDDEPENNLRPGQHDEGGHGGMATRELDARRADGEPEED is encoded by the coding sequence ATGACCGACCATCCGCGCGCGGAAGCCCCCTCGGGTGGGACCCCGGACGGCCAATATCGCGATAAAGGCGACTCGGCGGGTGCCGACCCGGTGCTGGTGGAGATCGTCGCGGGCACGCTGGCCGCCATCGAGAAGGAGGTGGAGACCTCCATCGGCCGCACGTCGCGGTCGCCGATGATCCGCGACGCGCACGACTTCCGCGCCGGCATCCACGACCGCCGGCTGCGCAAGCTCACCGGCCGCTCCTACTCCGCGCTGGTGCACCCGGTGGTCCGCGACCACCCGATCCCGACCATGCACCCCGGCGACGTCTACTTCCACAACGACGTCTACCTCTCCGAGGGCGGCATCGGGCACCTGCCCGACCTGTGCGTGACGGTGCCCGTGTTCGCCGACGTCGACGGGACGCCCACCGTGGTCGCGTTCGTGCAGGCGTTCGGCCACCACGACGACATCGGCGGGTCGGTGCCCGGGTCCATGCCGTCGCGCGCGACCAGCGTGTTCGAGGAGGGGCTGATGGTCCCGCCGATCAAGCTGTGGGACCGCGGCGTCCGCAACGAGGCGGCGCTGACCATCATGACCCGCAACTCGCGGATGCCGGACTCGCTGGCCGCCGACCTGGATGCGGAGTGCTCGGCCTGCCTGGCCGGGGCGCGGCGGCTCGGCGAGCTGTTCGACCGCTACGGGGTGGCCGCCGTCGAGGAGTGCTTCGACGCCATCCTGGCCGCCTCCACCGAGGTGTTCCGCCGGGAGCTGCTGTCCCGGATCCCCGACGGCACCTACGTCTGGGAGGACTACGCCGAGCACGACGGCGTGGACCCGCCGCGGCTGCACCGCCAGCGGATCACGCTGACCATGCGCTCGGACCACGAGGTGCCGCTCGTCATCGACTTCACCGGCACCGGCCCGCAGGCCAAGGGGCCGATCAACCACTGCGGCGACCACGCCGACGGCAACTTCCTCAAGAAGTGGCTGGCACCGATCCTGCGCAACCTGGCCGAGACGCCGGAGCGGATGGCGCAGCTGGACGTCAACGAGGGCGTCGTCCCGCTGATCGAGATGCGCTTCCCGGAGAAGGGCACGCTGCTCACCCCGGTCTTCCCCGCGCCCACCAACGCGCGCACCTTCGTGATCCTGCGGCTGCTCGGGGTGCTGGCCGGCGTGCTCGCCAAGGCCACCGGCGGCCGGATGCCCGCGGACCAGGAGACCATCCGCTACACCGGCGTGTACGGGCTGGACGACGACGGCGAGCCCTACCTGATGCGCGAGGTGCTCGGCGGCGGCTCCGGCGGACGGTGGTACGCCGACGGGGAGGACACCATCCACGTCGTCCCCGACTCGCGGAACCTGCCGACGGAGTTCACCGAGAGCCGCTTCCCGCTGCGGGTGGAGCGCCTGGGCCTGGCGGTGGACTCCGGCGGCCCGGGGCGGTACCGGGGCGGCTGCGGGTACGACAAGCACATCCGGGTGCTGCGCGACGCGCACTTCATGTCCATCGCCGACCGCTCGATCCTGTCCTGCTGGGGCGTCAACGGCGGCCGGGCCGGGCGGCCGTTCCGGGTCACCGTGGACCCCGGCGGGCCGGGCGAGCACGACGTCGACGCCCTCGCCGACGCCGAGCCGCTGCCCGCGGGCACGGTCGTGCGCATCCGGACGACGGGCGGCGGCGGGTGGGGCGACCCGCTGGACCGGCCGGTCGCCGAGGTGCTGCGCGACGTCGCCTGGCGCAAGGTGTCGGTGGCCGGCGCCCGGGAGGACTACGGCGTCGTCGTCCGGGACGACGGGACCGCCGACGAGCCGGCCACCGAGGCGCTGCGTGCACGGGTGCGGGCCGCCCGCACCGGGGACGAGGCGTTCTTCGACCGCGGCCCGGGCTACGCCCGGCTGTCCGGCGGGGCGACGGCCAACGAGTTCGACGTCCTGGGACACCCGGCGGGACCGCCTCCGGTGCGGCAGGCTCGGGACGTGGCCACCCCCCGTGAGGACGACGAGCCCGAGAACAACCTGCGCCCGGGCCAGCACGACGAGGGCGGCCACGGCGGCATGGCCACCCGCGAGCTGGACGCGCGGCGGGCGGACGGCGAGCCCGAGGAGGACTGA
- a CDS encoding hydantoinase/oxoprolinase family protein — MQPRRVRIGVDTGGTFTDVVAVDEETGATTTTKTPSTPADPAAGFLTGVRKVLDLLGLDGSAVTAVSHGTTVATNQLLEGRLDRIGFLTTEGYESVLEIARQSVPDGYGNSWFWVKPPRIVPADLVHTVRGRLDPRGREVRPLEEDDVRAAARSLRAAGVTTVGVCLLHSYADDAHERRVLELLREEHPDAVVSISSQVLREYREYERSVTTLVDAAVKPRVAAYVTAIRERLDGLAPGVPFHVMKSNGGVLSAEEVVHQPITTVLSGPAAGALGAALVAGAAGFDRVLTCDGGGTSTDVTVVVDGEPALTTEGQVGAYPSKIPMIDVVTVGAGGGSVAWLSPEGTLKVGPRSAGADPGPLCYPSGGEEPTVTDAHLVLGRIPPHLLGGEIPLSVDAARAGLAALGQRLGLSLERTALGVLEVSAWNQANALRQVTVARGLDVRDFTLTTFGGSGSLLACRLMDVLGLPRTLVPPDPGNLSAFGLLTVDVRNDSVQTAISRHDGLDLDRVRAVYADLEADARRALDGEGFGRAEQRVQRSADLRYAGQAFEVRVPVTDGELTAAAADDVAAAFHAAHRQLYGYDLDGDRRQAVEWVNLRVTGIGPIRRPALVELPPADGPVTDRAVTGTRPVCFDDGWVDTPTHDRARLASGDVVAGPAVVEEFGSTVPVHPGFRATVDRRGNLLLERA; from the coding sequence ATGCAGCCGCGCCGGGTCCGCATCGGCGTCGACACCGGCGGGACGTTCACCGACGTGGTGGCCGTCGACGAGGAGACCGGCGCGACGACGACCACCAAGACGCCGTCCACCCCGGCCGACCCGGCGGCGGGGTTCCTCACCGGTGTGCGCAAGGTCCTCGACCTGCTGGGTCTGGACGGCAGCGCGGTCACCGCGGTCAGCCACGGGACGACGGTGGCGACCAACCAGCTGCTCGAGGGCCGGCTGGACCGGATCGGGTTCCTCACCACCGAGGGCTACGAGTCGGTGCTGGAGATCGCCCGGCAGTCGGTGCCCGACGGCTACGGCAACAGCTGGTTCTGGGTCAAGCCGCCGCGGATCGTCCCCGCCGACCTGGTGCACACCGTGCGCGGCCGGCTGGACCCCCGCGGGCGCGAGGTCCGCCCGCTCGAGGAGGACGACGTCCGCGCCGCCGCCCGGTCCCTGCGCGCCGCCGGCGTCACCACCGTCGGCGTCTGCCTGCTGCACTCCTACGCCGACGACGCCCACGAGCGCCGCGTGCTGGAGCTGCTGCGCGAGGAGCACCCCGACGCCGTGGTCTCCATCAGCTCGCAGGTGCTGCGGGAGTACCGGGAGTACGAGCGGTCGGTGACCACGCTGGTCGACGCCGCGGTCAAGCCTCGGGTGGCCGCCTACGTGACGGCCATCCGCGAGCGCCTCGACGGCCTCGCGCCCGGGGTGCCGTTCCACGTGATGAAGAGCAACGGCGGGGTGCTGTCGGCCGAGGAGGTCGTGCACCAGCCGATCACCACCGTGCTGTCCGGCCCGGCCGCCGGCGCGCTCGGCGCCGCCCTGGTCGCCGGGGCCGCCGGCTTCGACCGGGTGCTCACCTGCGACGGCGGCGGCACCTCCACCGACGTCACCGTCGTCGTCGACGGCGAGCCGGCGCTCACCACCGAGGGCCAGGTCGGCGCGTACCCGTCGAAGATCCCGATGATCGACGTGGTCACCGTCGGCGCCGGCGGCGGGTCGGTCGCCTGGCTGTCGCCGGAGGGCACGCTCAAGGTGGGGCCGCGCTCGGCCGGCGCCGACCCCGGGCCGCTGTGCTACCCCTCCGGCGGTGAGGAGCCCACGGTCACCGACGCGCACCTGGTCCTCGGCCGCATCCCGCCGCACCTGCTGGGCGGGGAGATCCCGCTGTCGGTCGACGCGGCGCGGGCCGGACTGGCCGCGCTCGGGCAGCGGCTGGGCCTGTCGCTGGAGCGGACGGCGCTGGGCGTCCTGGAGGTCTCCGCGTGGAACCAGGCCAACGCGCTGCGCCAGGTGACCGTCGCCCGCGGCCTCGACGTCCGCGACTTCACGCTCACCACCTTCGGCGGCTCCGGGTCACTGCTGGCCTGCCGGCTGATGGACGTCCTCGGCCTGCCGCGCACGCTCGTCCCGCCCGACCCGGGCAACCTCAGCGCGTTCGGCCTGCTCACCGTCGACGTCCGGAACGACTCCGTGCAGACGGCGATCAGCCGGCACGACGGCCTGGACCTGGACCGGGTGCGGGCGGTCTACGCCGACCTGGAGGCCGACGCCCGGCGGGCGCTGGACGGCGAGGGCTTCGGCCGCGCCGAGCAGCGGGTGCAGCGCAGCGCGGACCTGCGCTACGCCGGCCAGGCGTTCGAGGTGCGGGTGCCGGTGACCGACGGGGAGCTCACCGCGGCCGCCGCCGACGACGTCGCGGCCGCCTTCCACGCCGCGCACCGGCAGCTCTACGGCTACGACCTGGACGGCGACCGGCGGCAGGCCGTCGAGTGGGTCAACCTGCGGGTGACCGGGATCGGGCCGATCCGCCGTCCGGCGCTGGTGGAGCTGCCCCCCGCCGACGGGCCCGTGACGGACCGGGCCGTCACGGGCACCCGGCCGGTCTGCTTCGACGACGGCTGGGTCGACACCCCGACCCACGACCGCGCCCGGCTGGCGTCCGGGGACGTCGTCGCGGGCCCCGCGGTGGTCGAGGAGTTCGGCTCGACCGTGCCGGTGCACCCCGGCTTCCGCGCGACCGTGGACCGCCGCGGCAACCTGCTGCTGGAGAGGGCTTGA
- a CDS encoding ABC transporter substrate-binding protein — MSRRTPSSPGRAGRRALAATGLAATCLIAACSPVQQAEGPAEEAPDQSVGEPADAGAVQQGGELVVALSAEPDRLDPVTSRSLYSRYVFHTMCEKLYDLDADTEIVPQLATALPEVSEDGLTVTIPVREGVVFADGTPFDAAAVKTTLDRSLSAETSARRGELGPISSVEAPDPTTVVITLEEPFAPLTAALADRAGMILSPTALTELGEDFSTAPVCVGPFKFVNRVAQNSIEVERDPNYYDADKVFLDRITYRIITDASIRAANLQSGDAQVADTLSTQDVPGLRGTEGITVLETNSLGYQGVTFNVGNVDGLGTPPGDVGTPVANDPRVRQAFEYSVDREGLVRAVWNDLYSPACSPISPESEFSSDAAQECTEFDPARSRELLEEAGVEQPYPLSMIVSNNPDTLRLAQALQANLEEGGFALSIEPVEYSSLLDQQDRGDYESLQLGWSGRVDPDANITNFLGTGGGQNVAGYSNAELDAVLEQARTSTDTEERVRLYGEAVSLIQADDPIVYLYRQRNLSGVTDDVQGVQVFPDGVLRVAFAGLTG; from the coding sequence ATGTCGCGACGCACCCCCTCGTCACCCGGTCGTGCAGGACGGCGGGCGCTGGCCGCCACCGGCCTGGCCGCGACGTGTCTGATCGCCGCCTGCTCGCCCGTCCAGCAGGCCGAGGGGCCGGCGGAGGAGGCCCCCGACCAGAGCGTCGGCGAGCCGGCCGACGCCGGTGCGGTGCAGCAGGGCGGGGAGCTGGTGGTCGCGCTGTCGGCCGAGCCGGACCGGCTGGACCCGGTGACGTCGCGGTCGCTGTACTCCCGCTACGTCTTCCACACCATGTGCGAGAAGCTCTACGACCTCGACGCGGACACCGAGATCGTGCCGCAGCTGGCCACCGCCCTGCCGGAGGTCTCCGAGGACGGCCTGACCGTGACCATCCCGGTCCGCGAGGGCGTGGTGTTCGCCGACGGGACGCCGTTCGACGCGGCGGCGGTGAAGACGACGCTGGACCGCAGCCTGTCGGCGGAGACGTCGGCGCGGCGCGGCGAGCTGGGGCCGATCAGCTCGGTCGAGGCACCGGACCCCACGACGGTCGTCATCACGCTCGAGGAGCCGTTCGCGCCGCTGACCGCCGCGCTGGCCGACCGGGCCGGGATGATCCTGAGCCCGACCGCGCTGACCGAGCTGGGCGAGGACTTCTCCACCGCCCCGGTCTGCGTCGGCCCGTTCAAGTTCGTCAACCGGGTCGCGCAGAACTCCATCGAGGTCGAGCGCGACCCCAACTACTACGACGCCGACAAGGTGTTCCTCGACCGGATCACCTACCGGATCATCACGGACGCCAGCATCCGCGCGGCCAACCTGCAGTCCGGTGACGCCCAGGTCGCCGACACGCTGTCCACCCAGGACGTGCCCGGCCTGCGCGGCACCGAGGGCATCACCGTGCTGGAGACCAACTCGCTGGGCTACCAGGGCGTGACCTTCAACGTGGGCAACGTCGACGGCCTCGGGACCCCGCCGGGCGACGTGGGGACGCCGGTGGCCAACGACCCGCGGGTCCGCCAGGCGTTCGAGTACTCGGTGGACCGCGAGGGCCTGGTGCGCGCCGTGTGGAACGACCTGTACAGCCCGGCGTGCTCGCCGATCAGCCCGGAGAGCGAGTTCAGCAGCGACGCCGCGCAGGAGTGCACGGAGTTCGACCCGGCCCGGTCGCGGGAGCTGCTGGAGGAGGCCGGCGTCGAGCAGCCCTACCCGCTGTCGATGATCGTGTCGAACAACCCCGACACCCTGCGCCTCGCGCAGGCCCTGCAGGCCAACCTGGAGGAGGGCGGCTTCGCCCTGTCCATCGAGCCGGTGGAGTACTCCTCGCTGCTCGACCAGCAGGACCGCGGCGACTACGAGTCCCTGCAGCTGGGCTGGTCCGGCCGGGTCGACCCCGACGCCAACATCACCAACTTCCTCGGCACCGGCGGTGGGCAGAACGTCGCCGGCTACAGCAACGCCGAGCTGGACGCGGTGCTCGAGCAGGCCCGGACCTCCACCGACACCGAGGAGCGGGTCCGGCTCTACGGCGAGGCGGTCAGCCTGATCCAGGCCGACGACCCGATCGTCTACCTGTACCGGCAGCGCAACCTCAGCGGCGTCACCGACGACGTCCAGGGCGTCCAGGTCTTCCCGGACGGCGTCCTGCGGGTCGCCTTCGCCGGCCTCACCGGCTGA
- a CDS encoding ABC transporter permease translates to MRAYLLRRLWQSALTLVLATIVVFLGVRALPGDPALAFAGEERDPASLAAIRAQYGFDDPLVVQYGTFVANSLQGDLGRSTRTDIPVTEMLAAALPVTLELAVLSLAVAIVIGVGAGVLAAVRQGRPAEWAANAVALLGLSVPNFWLGLILILYLAVGAGLFPASGYVPFTEDPLDNLHHLVLPALVLGTGLAAVLMRQTRSSMLEALGADYIRTARAKGLGPGALIGRHALRNSLVVVVTIVGLQLGVLISGAVVTERIFGLPGFGKMTLDAVFQRDYPVIQGVVLVTASAYIIVNFLVDLAYSLIDPRIRVAGAAT, encoded by the coding sequence GTGCGTGCCTACCTGCTGCGCAGGCTCTGGCAGTCGGCGCTGACGCTGGTCCTGGCCACCATCGTGGTGTTCCTCGGGGTGCGCGCGCTCCCCGGGGACCCCGCGCTGGCCTTCGCCGGGGAGGAGCGCGACCCGGCGTCGCTGGCCGCGATCCGGGCGCAGTACGGCTTCGACGACCCGCTGGTGGTCCAGTACGGGACGTTCGTGGCCAACAGCCTGCAGGGCGACCTCGGCCGTTCCACCCGCACCGACATCCCGGTCACCGAGATGCTCGCTGCGGCGCTCCCGGTGACCCTGGAGCTGGCTGTCCTGTCGCTGGCCGTGGCCATCGTGATCGGCGTGGGTGCGGGCGTGCTCGCGGCGGTGCGGCAGGGCCGGCCGGCGGAGTGGGCGGCCAACGCGGTGGCCCTGCTGGGCCTGTCGGTGCCGAACTTCTGGCTCGGCCTCATCCTGATCCTCTACCTGGCCGTGGGCGCCGGGCTGTTCCCGGCCTCGGGCTACGTGCCGTTCACCGAGGACCCGCTGGACAACCTGCACCACCTGGTGCTGCCGGCGCTGGTGCTGGGCACCGGCCTGGCCGCGGTGCTCATGCGCCAGACGCGCTCGTCGATGCTGGAGGCCCTGGGCGCGGACTACATCCGCACCGCCCGCGCCAAGGGTCTCGGCCCGGGGGCGCTGATCGGCCGGCACGCGCTGCGCAACAGCCTGGTCGTCGTCGTCACCATCGTCGGCCTGCAGCTGGGCGTGCTGATCTCCGGTGCGGTCGTCACCGAGCGCATCTTCGGGCTGCCCGGGTTCGGCAAGATGACGCTGGACGCGGTCTTCCAGCGCGACTACCCGGTGATCCAGGGCGTCGTCCTGGTGACGGCGTCGGCCTACATCATCGTCAACTTCCTGGTCGACCTGGCGTACTCGCTCATCGACCCGCGGATCCGGGTGGCAGGAGCCGCGACGTGA